Proteins from one Dysgonomonas sp. HDW5A genomic window:
- a CDS encoding LytTR family DNA-binding domain-containing protein gives MRCIIVDDEPIARKGIKKIVDQISELELLGSFNSAEATSMFMMGNSVDLVFLDIQMPGINGIEFARNIPKNTLIIFTTAYSEYALDSYEVEAIDYLVKPIEADRLKKAVDKAISYHSLLLSEENKNVGNVEDEYIFVKSDRRYFKVNLKDILFIEGLKDYVIIQLAEQRIITRMNLKTMHELLPKNTFLRINRSYIVNTTHIDSFDNNDIFIQKYEIAIGSFYRDLFFEEFVSKKG, from the coding sequence ATGAGATGTATTATTGTTGATGACGAGCCGATAGCTCGAAAGGGTATAAAGAAGATAGTAGATCAGATTTCGGAACTGGAATTACTCGGTAGTTTTAACAGTGCTGAAGCCACCTCTATGTTTATGATGGGAAATTCGGTCGATTTGGTTTTTCTCGATATCCAGATGCCGGGTATAAACGGAATAGAATTTGCCCGAAACATACCAAAAAATACGCTGATTATTTTCACCACTGCTTATTCTGAATATGCTTTGGATAGTTATGAAGTTGAGGCTATTGATTATCTGGTAAAACCGATAGAAGCCGATAGACTGAAAAAAGCGGTAGACAAGGCTATCTCATATCATTCGCTTTTACTATCGGAAGAAAACAAAAATGTCGGAAACGTTGAAGATGAATATATATTCGTAAAATCAGATCGCCGATATTTTAAAGTAAACCTAAAAGACATCCTTTTTATTGAAGGTTTGAAGGATTATGTTATTATCCAGTTGGCGGAACAGCGCATCATTACCCGAATGAATCTGAAAACAATGCATGAATTGCTTCCTAAAAACACATTTCTGCGGATAAACAGATCCTATATAGTAAATACCACGCATATCGATTCGTTTGATAATAATGATATTTTCATTCAAAAGTATGAGATTGCAATAGGCAGTTTCTACAGAGACTTATTCTTTGAAGAGTTTGTGTCTAAAAAAGGATAA
- a CDS encoding LytTR family DNA-binding domain-containing protein, which produces MNTKLRCLILDDELPGLTYLKMLCEQIPEVEVIKAFNNPKLFLDEIHSLEFDACILDIEMGEINGLQIANILNDKAIIFVTAYKEYAAEAFDLNAVDYVRKPIQRDRLKQAIDRAIQRVEKDHQKKNFVQFNSEKGKVLLFFDQINYITIADSDSRDKIVYLNDGKNLILKNISFEKLLSLLPNDMYCRINKKEIIALKIIQYFSHDEIISTILQAGTPVRFFLTDTYRTEFMKKINP; this is translated from the coding sequence ATGAATACAAAACTAAGATGTTTAATTCTTGATGACGAATTACCGGGTCTCACCTATCTGAAAATGTTATGTGAACAAATACCTGAGGTAGAAGTAATCAAGGCTTTTAATAATCCGAAACTATTTCTGGATGAAATTCATTCACTGGAATTTGACGCCTGCATACTAGATATCGAGATGGGAGAAATAAACGGACTCCAAATTGCCAATATACTCAACGATAAGGCGATTATTTTTGTAACAGCTTATAAAGAATATGCAGCAGAAGCTTTCGACCTGAATGCTGTGGACTATGTAAGGAAACCGATTCAGAGAGATAGGCTTAAACAGGCAATTGACAGAGCTATTCAAAGGGTAGAAAAGGATCATCAGAAGAAAAATTTCGTACAGTTTAATAGCGAAAAAGGAAAAGTATTGTTATTCTTCGATCAAATAAATTACATCACTATTGCTGATTCCGATAGCAGAGATAAAATAGTCTACTTAAATGACGGGAAGAATCTTATCCTTAAGAATATCTCATTCGAGAAGTTATTAAGTCTGCTGCCTAACGATATGTATTGCAGGATTAATAAAAAGGAAATAATCGCACTGAAAATTATTCAATATTTCTCTCACGATGAAATAATTTCGACCATTCTGCAAGCCGGAACTCCGGTTCGCTTCTTTCTAACAGACACCTACCGTACAGAGTTCATGAAGAAAATCAACCCATAA
- a CDS encoding DUF1349 domain-containing protein, which yields MKKILILCVFVGFCIQYSFSQSNHQKVELSSIPKNISWVNTPLNWNVSGNTLSINAGRDSRLFIDPQRLSQANSAPMALFKPDETFLFSCKVSGNFRSVFDAAVLMVYGNNNQWAKLCLEYSPQYKPMVVSVVTNQFSDDSNHETISREEVYLRIAGLGNGAYAFHYSLDGRYWNMVRYFYLNPNNDLKIGFLSQSPKGESFNGVFTDIQYTARKLNNIRNGE from the coding sequence ATGAAAAAGATACTGATATTATGTGTGTTTGTTGGTTTCTGTATTCAGTACAGTTTCTCACAGTCGAATCACCAAAAAGTAGAGTTAAGTTCTATTCCGAAAAACATTAGTTGGGTTAATACCCCTCTAAATTGGAATGTATCGGGCAACACACTTTCGATAAATGCAGGAAGAGACTCTCGATTATTTATAGATCCTCAGAGATTATCACAAGCTAATAGTGCCCCGATGGCTTTATTCAAACCCGATGAAACATTTCTCTTTAGTTGTAAAGTTTCTGGAAACTTCAGGTCGGTTTTTGATGCCGCAGTGCTTATGGTTTATGGCAATAACAATCAGTGGGCAAAGTTGTGTCTCGAATATTCTCCTCAATATAAGCCGATGGTTGTTTCGGTAGTAACCAATCAGTTTTCGGACGATAGCAATCACGAGACAATTTCTAGAGAAGAAGTATATTTAAGAATTGCCGGACTTGGTAATGGGGCTTATGCATTTCATTATTCTCTGGATGGAAGATACTGGAATATGGTTCGTTATTTCTACCTTAATCCGAATAATGATCTGAAAATAGGTTTCCTGTCTCAGTCTCCTAAAGGAGAGTCATTCAATGGAGTGTTCACCGATATACAATATACAGCAAGAAAATTGAATAATATCAGAAATGGGGAATAG
- a CDS encoding CoB--CoM heterodisulfide reductase iron-sulfur subunit B family protein, giving the protein MEIGFYPGCSLKGTSSEYAQSTLALAKAFDINLKEITDWNCCGATAAHNLNHELAMALPARVLALAEKDGMTEIVVPCAACYNRLTVTQHELNQDEELKDKVSRILQMPLSGNLQILNVMQFIDKYIADKIEEKVVKPFDHKVVCYYGCLLVRPQNILKFDRLEDPQSMDTLMKKIGADSMDWGYKTECCGAGFSVSRTDIVAKLSGKIVKDASDRGAEAIIVACPMCQSNLDMRRPQINSYLQMNIQTPVMYITQAIGLAVGLTKEEVGLKKLFVAPTFA; this is encoded by the coding sequence ATGGAAATAGGATTCTACCCGGGATGCTCTCTGAAAGGGACTTCTTCAGAGTACGCCCAATCGACATTAGCTCTGGCTAAGGCTTTCGATATCAACCTAAAGGAGATTACCGACTGGAATTGTTGTGGAGCAACCGCTGCCCACAATCTAAATCACGAATTAGCAATGGCACTTCCGGCACGGGTACTTGCTCTGGCTGAAAAAGACGGTATGACCGAAATAGTTGTGCCTTGTGCGGCTTGCTATAACCGACTGACAGTTACTCAACATGAACTGAATCAAGACGAAGAATTAAAAGATAAAGTTTCCAGGATTTTGCAAATGCCTCTTTCGGGAAATCTTCAAATCCTCAATGTAATGCAATTTATTGACAAATATATTGCCGATAAAATAGAAGAAAAGGTAGTTAAGCCATTCGATCATAAAGTGGTATGCTATTATGGTTGCCTGCTTGTCCGCCCTCAAAATATATTGAAATTCGACCGTTTGGAAGATCCACAATCAATGGATACACTGATGAAGAAAATCGGTGCAGATTCTATGGATTGGGGATATAAAACAGAATGTTGTGGTGCAGGATTTTCCGTTTCACGCACAGACATTGTAGCCAAACTCTCAGGTAAAATAGTAAAAGATGCTTCGGACAGAGGAGCTGAAGCTATAATCGTAGCATGCCCCATGTGCCAGTCTAATCTGGATATGCGTCGCCCTCAAATCAATAGTTATCTGCAAATGAATATCCAAACTCCGGTTATGTATATCACTCAGGCTATAGGATTAGCAGTAGGATTAACTAAAGAGGAAGTCGGACTTAAGAAACTATTTGTAGCACCAACGTTTGCATAA
- a CDS encoding CoB--CoM heterodisulfide reductase iron-sulfur subunit A family protein, with protein MSKIGVFVCHCGENISATVDCEKVAEEASKITGVEVSVDYKYMCSDPGQTMIKEAIKEKGLTGVVVAACSPRMHEPTFRKACAEAGLNPYMCEMTNLREHCSWVHEKGDQTTEKAIDLVRMLVEKTKLNKPLNSIKVPIHKKALVIGGGIAGIQSSLDIANAGHQVILIEKDPSIGGHMSQLSETFPTLDCSQCILTPRMVEVAQHPNITLYTYAELEKLEGFIGNFKATIRLKAKSVDPKLCTGCGVCYSKCPTKKIPSEFNEGLGLRTAIYTPFPQAVPNKPIIDKTNCTYYTKGKCKVCQKVCPTGAIDFDRPDEFITEDIGAVVTATGFNVLKPDFFPEYGYGKFKDVITGLQFERLASASGPTLGAIRRPSDGTEPKKIVFIACAGSRDPAKGLPYCSKICCMYTAKHAMLYQHKVHDGESYVFYMDIRAAGKNYEEFVRRAIEDDGVNYIRGRVARVYEKDGKLIVKGVDTLLGGKPVEIEADMVVLASAGVANHGAEELAQKMHISYDPYKFFAEAHPKLKPVETNTAGIFLCGACQAPKDIPETVGMASGAAAKVIGLFSNNELTREPIVAVVNRIASHEASTCVGCFLCETACPYQAIYREEIKNRAGEIIKTVAQVNPGLCQGCGTCVSFCRSKSIDIQGFSNEQMYAEVMAVLEA; from the coding sequence ATGTCAAAGATAGGAGTATTTGTTTGCCACTGCGGAGAAAATATAAGTGCCACTGTTGATTGTGAAAAAGTAGCCGAAGAAGCTTCTAAAATAACAGGGGTAGAGGTCAGTGTCGACTATAAATATATGTGTTCGGATCCCGGACAAACAATGATAAAAGAAGCCATTAAAGAAAAAGGGCTCACAGGAGTTGTAGTTGCAGCATGCTCTCCCCGTATGCACGAACCGACATTTCGCAAGGCCTGTGCTGAAGCTGGTTTGAATCCTTATATGTGCGAAATGACCAACCTGCGTGAGCATTGTTCATGGGTACACGAAAAAGGTGATCAGACTACCGAGAAAGCGATTGATCTGGTAAGAATGCTCGTTGAAAAAACAAAGCTCAACAAACCTCTCAACTCGATAAAAGTACCTATTCATAAAAAAGCACTTGTTATAGGTGGAGGTATAGCAGGTATTCAATCGAGTTTGGATATTGCCAATGCAGGACACCAAGTTATATTAATTGAGAAAGACCCTTCCATAGGAGGACACATGTCTCAACTATCGGAAACATTTCCTACTCTCGACTGCTCGCAGTGTATTCTTACACCCCGAATGGTAGAAGTAGCACAACATCCTAATATAACACTATATACTTATGCTGAATTGGAAAAGCTGGAAGGTTTTATCGGTAACTTCAAAGCAACTATTCGTTTAAAAGCTAAAAGTGTCGATCCAAAACTTTGTACAGGTTGTGGTGTTTGCTACTCAAAATGCCCGACAAAGAAAATACCTAGTGAATTTAACGAAGGACTCGGGTTACGGACAGCTATTTATACGCCATTTCCACAAGCTGTACCTAATAAACCTATTATTGATAAAACAAACTGTACTTATTATACAAAAGGAAAATGTAAGGTTTGTCAGAAAGTATGCCCTACAGGAGCAATTGATTTTGACAGACCCGATGAATTTATAACCGAAGATATCGGTGCTGTGGTTACAGCCACAGGCTTCAACGTTTTAAAGCCTGATTTCTTCCCCGAATATGGTTACGGTAAATTCAAAGACGTTATTACAGGATTACAATTTGAGCGTTTGGCATCTGCATCAGGTCCTACTTTGGGAGCAATCCGCAGACCTTCGGATGGAACCGAACCTAAAAAGATCGTATTCATTGCCTGTGCAGGCTCACGTGATCCGGCTAAAGGATTGCCTTATTGTTCCAAGATATGTTGCATGTACACTGCCAAACACGCCATGCTGTATCAACACAAAGTACACGATGGCGAATCGTATGTATTCTATATGGACATTCGAGCAGCAGGTAAAAATTACGAAGAATTTGTCCGCAGGGCAATCGAAGACGACGGAGTAAACTATATTCGTGGTCGTGTCGCTCGTGTATATGAAAAAGACGGAAAACTGATTGTAAAAGGTGTGGATACTCTTTTAGGCGGAAAACCGGTTGAAATAGAAGCCGATATGGTCGTTCTTGCCAGTGCAGGTGTAGCCAATCACGGAGCTGAAGAACTGGCTCAGAAAATGCACATTTCATATGATCCATATAAGTTCTTTGCCGAAGCTCATCCGAAGTTAAAGCCTGTAGAAACCAACACAGCAGGAATCTTCTTGTGTGGTGCTTGCCAAGCTCCAAAAGATATTCCTGAAACAGTCGGAATGGCATCGGGAGCAGCAGCTAAAGTAATCGGATTATTCTCCAACAATGAACTGACCCGCGAACCTATTGTAGCAGTAGTAAACCGTATTGCTTCGCACGAAGCATCTACTTGTGTAGGATGTTTCTTATGCGAAACTGCTTGCCCTTATCAGGCAATATACCGGGAAGAAATAAAAAACCGTGCAGGTGAGATTATAAAAACCGTTGCTCAGGTAAACCCCGGATTGTGTCAGGGTTGTGGTACTTGTGTTTCTTTCTGCCGATCTAAATCTATCGATATACAAGGATTCTCTAACGAGCAAATGTATGCTGAAGTAATGGCGGTATTGGAGGCATAA
- a CDS encoding sensor histidine kinase has protein sequence MIKKIEDNLNNFLLKPQFRIYRHLLLLLVSISIAMNVLWDVPDKIILTDNRIFIAVAYLATTLVMIYFNIYILVPRLLIKNKFTQYVLSAIGLVTFSLIAIVLMQEFLYDVPGISREHIIENQVKPNAHLAENDKSGSIVAVLIGVTSSIFGTALLIAGVSTFMLFRYWTINNQRISDLQSATLQSELNFLKSQINPHFLFNMLNNANIMVDEDPETASQILTKLDGMLRYQINDSMRDRVDLEEDILFLTSFLDLEKTRRDHFEYTVSNDGDLSNIQVPPLLFIPFLENAIKHNPDNNNLSYVHLYFESRNNQLTFRCENSKPANPIERKVGGLGLANIKRRLDLLYGNNYSLELNETETTYTVNLQFKV, from the coding sequence ATGATAAAAAAGATAGAGGATAATCTCAATAATTTTCTATTAAAGCCACAGTTCAGAATATACAGGCATCTGTTGTTATTACTAGTATCGATATCTATTGCCATGAATGTACTGTGGGATGTACCTGATAAAATTATTTTAACCGACAACCGTATCTTTATAGCTGTTGCATATCTTGCAACTACTCTGGTAATGATATACTTCAACATCTATATACTGGTACCCAGGCTTTTAATTAAAAATAAATTCACCCAATACGTTCTGTCGGCCATAGGATTAGTCACATTCTCACTAATAGCGATTGTATTGATGCAGGAATTTCTGTATGATGTGCCCGGTATTTCGAGGGAACATATTATCGAAAACCAAGTTAAGCCGAATGCACATCTGGCCGAAAATGATAAGTCGGGATCGATCGTTGCTGTTTTAATTGGTGTTACCTCCTCCATATTCGGAACTGCACTTCTTATTGCGGGAGTATCTACGTTTATGCTCTTTAGGTATTGGACTATTAACAATCAGCGGATCAGCGATCTGCAATCGGCAACATTGCAATCGGAACTGAACTTTCTAAAGAGCCAGATAAATCCTCATTTTCTTTTCAATATGTTGAATAACGCCAATATTATGGTGGATGAAGACCCCGAAACAGCTTCTCAAATACTGACAAAACTCGATGGAATGCTACGTTATCAAATAAATGACAGTATGAGGGACAGAGTCGATCTGGAAGAAGACATATTATTTCTGACCAGTTTTCTGGATCTGGAAAAAACCCGTCGCGATCATTTCGAATATACTGTCAGTAACGATGGAGACTTGAGTAATATACAAGTACCACCATTATTATTTATTCCTTTTCTCGAAAATGCAATTAAGCACAATCCTGATAATAATAATTTGTCTTATGTACATCTCTATTTTGAATCACGAAATAATCAATTGACATTTAGATGTGAAAACTCAAAGCCTGCAAATCCGATTGAACGAAAAGTAGGAGGACTAGGTTTGGCAAATATAAAGAGGCGCTTAGATCTTTTATACGGGAATAATTATTCCTTAGAATTAAACGAAACAGAAACAACCTATACGGTCAATTTACAATTTAAGGTATAA
- a CDS encoding histidine kinase, with protein sequence MYISSVSFLIILILGLVSVIIYLYIRLKDSEKKKKEFEGRIQVMRNGADSIHLDTIETVLNPHLFKNILNSVQSHAYQTYFALDKLANILDYILYESKNKFVTPKEEIEFAKDLIEVNKIKLSPLFELTVKTKIDETSSLYSQKILAPLISIDLIENAFKHADLQSPDAYISIVFEFKDNVFSLIVSNKISPKMSLKKEKGGIGAISFEQRLNILYKGCFDLERLIDDDAFIARLKIDLNEYKTKMFNS encoded by the coding sequence ATGTATATAAGTTCTGTTTCTTTTCTCATTATCCTGATTCTTGGACTTGTTTCTGTAATAATATACTTATATATTCGGTTGAAAGATTCTGAAAAAAAGAAAAAAGAATTCGAAGGTCGTATTCAGGTTATGCGTAACGGTGCAGACAGCATACATCTGGATACAATAGAGACTGTACTTAATCCACATCTTTTCAAAAACATATTGAACTCGGTACAATCGCATGCTTATCAAACTTATTTTGCATTGGATAAGTTAGCGAATATACTTGATTATATTTTATATGAAAGTAAGAATAAATTTGTCACACCTAAAGAAGAGATTGAGTTTGCAAAAGACTTAATTGAAGTCAATAAAATAAAGCTAAGCCCTTTATTTGAGCTGACAGTAAAGACTAAAATAGACGAAACCTCCTCTCTATATTCTCAAAAGATTTTAGCACCTTTAATATCCATTGACCTTATAGAGAATGCCTTTAAACATGCCGACCTTCAAAGTCCCGATGCGTATATATCCATTGTATTCGAGTTTAAAGACAATGTTTTCAGTCTTATAGTTTCGAATAAAATATCACCTAAAATGAGCCTTAAAAAAGAAAAAGGAGGAATCGGTGCAATCAGCTTCGAGCAACGTTTAAACATACTTTATAAAGGTTGTTTCGACTTGGAAAGGCTTATTGATGATGATGCATTTATTGCCCGTTTAAAAATTGATTTGAATGAATACAAAACTAAGATGTTTAATTCTTGA
- a CDS encoding 4Fe-4S dicluster domain-containing protein, producing MEKESYISEIRSKVGVNVNRCYQCGKCSAGCALADDMDYPPSLVMRMLQTNDVANYNSLLKSETIWLCVSCQNCLTRCPMEIDIPQLMDYMREKSIENKSINKKSSQIVSFHKAFLDSVKFTGRLYEIGLVAGYKARTMNLLQDVNIAPKMFSKGKLPILPEMVEDKKQMASIFSKTKK from the coding sequence ATGGAAAAAGAAAGTTATATATCTGAAATACGATCAAAAGTTGGCGTAAATGTCAACCGATGCTATCAATGCGGCAAATGCTCTGCAGGTTGTGCTTTGGCTGATGACATGGATTATCCACCCAGTTTAGTAATGAGAATGCTGCAAACAAACGATGTCGCCAATTATAACAGTTTGCTTAAATCCGAAACTATATGGCTTTGTGTATCTTGTCAAAATTGTCTGACTCGCTGCCCTATGGAAATAGATATTCCTCAGCTGATGGATTATATGAGAGAAAAATCTATTGAAAATAAATCCATAAATAAAAAATCAAGCCAAATAGTTTCTTTCCATAAAGCATTTCTTGACTCGGTAAAATTTACCGGACGATTATATGAAATAGGTCTTGTTGCCGGCTATAAGGCTCGCACCATGAATCTATTACAGGATGTAAACATCGCTCCTAAAATGTTTTCGAAAGGAAAACTTCCTATCCTACCCGAAATGGTAGAAGACAAAAAACAGATGGCGTCTATTTTTTCTAAAACGAAGAAATAA
- a CDS encoding DMT family transporter produces MQKPKAYWYHIITILTVVIWGTTFVSTKVLIGYGLSPIEILFYRFLLAYVCIWFVCPRKLLAKNVKDELLFVGTGLCAGSLYFVLENTALKITLASNVSLIICTAPIFTAFLSHFIYRKEHIKSHLIFGSIIALLGVALVVFNGSFILQINPLGDILTILAALSWAFYGIILKKLNGHYSTLFITRKVFFYGIITLVPFMLLSSDVFHTDLLTDPVTIVNLLFLGVVASLLCYIMWNSAVKELGVIQTSNYIYFVPLVTLLTSAIVINEQITTIALIGSAFILFGVYIAEKGFNFRRKTA; encoded by the coding sequence ATGCAAAAACCCAAGGCATATTGGTATCATATAATTACCATCTTAACGGTCGTTATATGGGGTACTACCTTTGTTTCGACCAAAGTACTCATTGGCTACGGGCTGTCTCCTATCGAAATTTTATTTTATCGTTTCCTGTTGGCTTATGTATGTATTTGGTTTGTATGCCCACGTAAACTTCTGGCTAAAAACGTCAAGGACGAACTTTTATTTGTAGGGACAGGATTATGCGCCGGCTCTTTGTATTTCGTACTCGAAAACACAGCACTAAAGATTACCCTTGCATCGAATGTATCTCTGATCATTTGTACGGCACCTATATTCACTGCATTTTTATCGCATTTTATTTATCGAAAGGAGCATATAAAATCGCATCTCATCTTTGGCTCCATAATAGCACTATTAGGTGTTGCTTTGGTTGTTTTCAACGGAAGCTTTATTTTACAGATTAACCCGCTAGGTGATATCCTAACCATATTGGCTGCCTTATCGTGGGCATTTTATGGTATAATACTTAAAAAACTCAACGGACATTATTCAACACTGTTTATCACCCGCAAGGTATTTTTCTATGGGATAATTACGTTGGTGCCATTTATGTTATTGAGTTCCGATGTTTTTCATACCGATTTATTAACCGATCCTGTAACAATAGTCAATTTATTATTTCTGGGGGTAGTCGCATCTCTGCTATGCTACATCATGTGGAATAGTGCGGTTAAAGAATTAGGCGTTATACAGACATCAAACTATATCTATTTTGTGCCTCTGGTCACATTATTAACTTCTGCAATCGTTATTAACGAACAGATAACCACTATTGCACTTATTGGCTCTGCATTTATACTCTTTGGAGTATATATTGCCGAAAAAGGATTCAACTTTAGAAGAAAGACTGCATAA
- a CDS encoding cation:proton antiporter, giving the protein MKKFKNSLFYILIIGGFSTLMYWILCVGKHLEDGRGIIVNSSKKNALQEFGDSLLGNLNHSIGLLLLQIITIIIVARAFGWVFKKMGQPMVIGEILAGIVLGPSLLGLSFPDVSAFLFPPQSLGNLQILSQIGLILFMFVIGMELNLKVLRNKAHEAVVISHASIIVPFAAGLGLAYFIYASHAPEHVEFASFALFIGISMSITAFPVLARIIQERGIHKTKLGAIVITCAAADDITAWCILAVVIAIVKAGSFVSSLYTIALAVGYVIFMIKLVRPFLKRIGELSQTEKHLSKTLVALFFLVLLISSFITETIGIHALFGAFMAGTIMPDNMRFRNLFVEKIEDIALVLFLPLFFVISGLRTEIGLLNDPSLWRITGLIILVAVSGKFIGSALAAKFVGQNWKDSLTIGTLMNTRGLMELVVLNIGYDLGVLNAEIFAMMVIMALVTTFMTGPILNLINRLFKKDEEAVNEKMYDLARYKLLLFFRNPKKGTALVRLANALSKKVDDNTSITAIHLTVPTGLHHIDADIYEKENFAPVIAEAHSLNRKIISLFKISNDIGADVTDVANRGEYDLLLMNLEESIFDGSVLGRVLGFTTQIINPEKLINTMTGKEKLIENSLIDNNTRVILAKAKIPVGILIDKDLQKFENIFIPLFSENDEFLIFYAQKLIHNIGSQVSVLDQADKAKNQIIKEKIRLIEHNAPNHIRSISKEYINEEFLHQQDLIIISLENFDKLFQLQKDWLEKVPSVLICTPDKIS; this is encoded by the coding sequence ATGAAAAAATTTAAAAACTCACTCTTTTACATTCTCATCATAGGAGGCTTCTCCACACTTATGTATTGGATTTTATGTGTTGGAAAACACCTCGAAGACGGAAGAGGCATCATAGTCAACTCTTCGAAAAAAAATGCTCTACAAGAATTTGGCGATAGTCTTTTAGGTAACCTCAATCATTCTATCGGATTATTATTACTTCAGATCATAACAATAATCATTGTAGCCCGTGCCTTTGGATGGGTATTCAAAAAAATGGGGCAACCCATGGTTATCGGCGAGATACTTGCAGGGATTGTACTCGGACCATCTTTATTAGGTTTATCCTTCCCCGATGTTTCAGCCTTTTTATTTCCTCCGCAGTCATTAGGTAATCTTCAAATACTAAGTCAAATAGGGTTAATCCTCTTTATGTTTGTCATAGGGATGGAACTCAATCTAAAAGTTCTCCGTAACAAAGCACACGAAGCAGTAGTTATAAGTCATGCAAGTATAATAGTTCCCTTTGCTGCCGGATTGGGCTTGGCTTATTTCATATATGCCAGCCATGCACCCGAGCATGTTGAATTCGCCTCTTTCGCCTTATTTATAGGTATTTCGATGAGTATAACCGCATTTCCTGTTTTGGCTCGTATTATTCAGGAAAGAGGAATCCATAAGACCAAATTGGGAGCAATAGTAATTACCTGTGCCGCTGCCGACGATATTACAGCCTGGTGTATATTAGCTGTTGTGATCGCCATTGTTAAAGCAGGTTCTTTTGTCAGTTCATTGTACACCATAGCATTGGCTGTCGGATATGTAATCTTTATGATAAAGCTGGTACGTCCTTTCCTAAAAAGAATAGGCGAACTATCTCAAACAGAAAAACATTTAAGCAAAACTCTTGTAGCCTTGTTCTTTCTGGTATTGCTTATATCCTCTTTTATTACCGAAACCATAGGTATACATGCACTTTTCGGAGCATTTATGGCAGGAACCATTATGCCTGACAATATGCGTTTCAGAAATCTGTTTGTTGAAAAGATTGAAGATATTGCTTTAGTTTTATTCCTGCCGCTATTCTTCGTTATAAGTGGTCTGAGAACAGAAATCGGTTTATTGAACGATCCTTCACTTTGGAGAATTACGGGACTAATTATTTTAGTTGCTGTATCGGGTAAATTTATAGGAAGCGCATTAGCTGCCAAATTTGTAGGACAAAACTGGAAAGACAGCCTCACCATCGGTACTTTGATGAATACCCGTGGATTGATGGAACTCGTGGTCTTGAATATAGGTTATGATCTGGGAGTACTAAATGCCGAAATATTTGCCATGATGGTTATTATGGCACTGGTAACCACCTTTATGACAGGTCCTATATTGAATCTTATAAATAGACTATTCAAAAAAGACGAAGAAGCTGTCAACGAAAAGATGTATGATTTAGCACGTTACAAACTTCTGCTCTTTTTCCGTAATCCGAAAAAAGGAACAGCACTGGTTCGGTTGGCTAATGCTTTATCTAAAAAGGTAGATGATAATACTTCGATCACAGCTATACACCTGACCGTTCCGACAGGATTACATCATATCGATGCCGATATTTATGAAAAAGAGAACTTTGCTCCTGTCATTGCTGAGGCTCACTCATTAAATCGGAAAATAATATCTCTATTCAAAATTTCAAACGATATAGGAGCGGATGTGACGGATGTTGCCAACAGAGGAGAATACGACCTCTTACTTATGAACCTCGAAGAATCGATATTCGACGGAAGCGTTTTAGGAAGAGTACTTGGTTTCACTACTCAAATTATTAATCCTGAGAAATTGATTAATACAATGACCGGGAAGGAGAAGCTGATCGAGAATTCACTCATCGATAACAATACTCGGGTGATATTAGCCAAAGCAAAAATTCCCGTAGGCATTCTAATTGATAAAGACCTTCAAAAATTTGAGAATATCTTTATACCTCTATTCTCCGAGAACGATGAATTTTTAATTTTCTATGCTCAGAAACTAATACATAATATTGGTTCGCAAGTATCGGTATTGGATCAGGCTGATAAAGCGAAGAACCAGATCATCAAAGAAAAAATCAGACTGATAGAGCATAATGCTCCCAATCATATCAGATCGATAAGCAAGGAATATATAAATGAAGAATTCCTTCATCAACAGGATTTAATTATTATCAGTCTCGAAAACTTCGATAAGTTATTTCAACTGCAAAAAGACTGGCTAGAAAAAGTGCCTTCTGTACTTATCTGCACACCGGATAAGATCTCATAA